AGGCAATCCAATTATAACTTTTAATAAAGGGGCTAATTCAGTTAGCCCCTTTTGTACCTGTAAACCTTATTACACTAGCCTCACCTACATGATAAAGCCCTTCCTTTAAGTAGGTGGTCAATTCCTCCAGGTAGGAAAATGATATCCCCTTAAATTCTTCTTTAATTTCTGCGAGGGTAAAAAGCATCTCCAAGTTCTTGGGTCCGCCAGAGGCCTTCCCCAATTGGGATTTTGCAAATGCCTCAAAAATCACCGTTCCTCCAGGTTTTAAAAATGTGATGAGGTGTTGATGGGCCTTTAGCCTGATTTCCTTTGGAAAATGGACATAACTGAATCCAAGGACATCAAACTGTTTTGCGGAAGTATAGTCCAAAACATCGGATATCTGATAATCCACATCAAAACCAAACGGAGCGATTAAGTCGAGGGCTTTTTTTCGGGCGGATTCGCTATAATCAAAACAACTTGTTTCCCAACCTTTTTGTAGGGCATACAGGGCGTTTCTTCCCTCGCCTTCGGCAGGGAGCAAAAGGGAACCTGGCTCCAAAATATCTAATTCCTGTTTAAAGAATTGGTTTGGCTCGGTGCCATATGCAAAGGATTCCTCAGCATATCTCTGGTTCCAAAAATCCTTCATTCGAAAATATTAAGGCATCAAGGCGTAGCCCTGCAACTGATAATTGGCAAGAACGGTCATCGCGGATAGGGCCAATTCCGTATTTGGGTTGAGGTCTTCCGCCATGATATTTCGGGCAGCCGTGGCCTGTGCACAGACAAAAAGTTCCACCCCGTACTCTTTCAATAATTTCAACAACTCCGTATTTGGATTGGCCTTGCTGTACATTTCTTGGTGTTTGGTATCGTTCAATGTGGCAAAAGTGGCAGCTCCATGAAGCGCGGCAACTATATGGACCTTATTCGATGGTATGTCAGCGGACCCCAACATGTTGATGACCCTTGCAATTTTCCACAAACCCTTGTTTACACCGTCCATTTCAGAATCACTCGTAATATCAAAAACCAATTTGTATTCCAAGGAGGCATCGGGCTGTACGGCCACATTCTTGAAATTCTTGATTTTGCCATAACCTGTGATAATGGGCGTTTCCCATTCCTGTGCCGTGGAAATGGCCATACATAAAATGGCGGTAAGTAAGCTCATTGTTGATCTCATATTGTACATGTCTTTTTTTGATTTCATTGACTGGTTTCAAGTTGATGGATGACGGCTCACTGCTCGTTCCATCGATAAATTTCTCGATAAGTTTACGAAAATATCGTTTCTTTTTGGGTTTATTTGTAACAATTGTTACTGTGTTTTCTAGAGTCGAGTACTAATTTCGTTGGTCTTTTAAAAGTTTGTACACCAAGTTATGGAGCATTTTGGATATTTGGTAAGACGTCTTTTCTGGCTCTTTGCTACAGTTCTCATCTTGGTTACCCTACTTTTTATTACACTTTTGACCTATCGACCCGGACCTTCGGAAACCACCAACTCCCTTCTTGTGGAAGAAAAGGCGGAGGAATGGTATCCTAAGGATGTAGTAGACGCTTTGGCCAATGGTAGTATGCCCCCCCAAGTGAAGAAGGGTTTTTTATTTGTTTCGGAAACGCCCGGTCAAATGGGTCCTCAGGCTGATGCCCCAAACAAAAGATTTACCGGGAATAATCTCACTTGTACCAACTGTCATTTGCAATTTGGGACCCAGGCGGGCTCTGGATCATGGGTGGGAGTAGCAAATCGGTTTCCCCAATTTGGAGGAAGGGCCAATGCTTTGGGCGATTTAAAAGATCGTATCAATGGGTGCATGGAGCGTAGTATGGACGGTAAGAAGTTGCCCAAAGATTCCGAGGAAATGCTGGCCATTGTCGCTTACATGGAGTGGTTGGGTGAAGACTTGCCCAAAGAAAAGGAAAACGAGTATAAAGGATATCCAAAAATAAAAATTCCGGAAGAGAGGGTTGATTTGGATAGAGGAAAATTGGTGTATGATAAGGAGTGCCTGGTTTGTCACGGAGCCGACGGTCAGGGAATTAAAAAACCCGATGCCTCCAAGGGGTATCTATATCCACCTCTTTGGGGCGCGGATAGTTTTAACAATGGCGCAGGCATGCACCGGGTGATTACGGCCGCTGAATTCATTAAGAGCAATATGCCCTTTGGATTGGCCACCTATAAAAATCCAAAACTTACGGATGAAGAGGCCTATCATGTAGCCGGTTATATCAACAGTTTTGACCGACCCATAAAAGCGAATACAGAGGCGGACTATCCCGATAAAAAACTAAAGCCAGTATCCACATCCTACGGACCATGGGTAGACGATTTTCCCCTGGAACAGCACAAGTTCGGTCCCTTCCAGCCCATTATGGAATATTACAAAAGGAACTATAATATAGAAAAGTCCAAATAAGGGTACATGAGAAAATTTTGTCTTTTATTGTTAGTACCCATTTTAGTGTGTTCCCAAGATAGGACCAAGACCAAAGTATATGGAAGCTTTTCCGGACAATGGCGGAATTATTTTATGCATACATCCAATAAAGGTGGGTTGAAGGATTTTAGTGCCTTGTCCACAGGAGGTCATTTGAAATACACATTGAATTTGGGAAGTCGTTTTACCCTTGGCACCGCAGTCTATAATTCCACAAATATGGGACTTCAGGATTTGACCGTTCCCGATGGCGTCACAGGAAGGTTAAGTAGGTATGAGGAGGGTCAGTTTGACAGATTGGACCTGGAAAACGATGCCGTTTTTATCCTCGGGGAATTGTATGTGGACTATCGGAATGAAAAAAACCGATTCACTCTGGGACGAATGAAAATCAATACGCCCTTGATCAATCCCCAGGATGGCAGGATGATCCCTACATTGGTACAAGGATTTTGGTACAGGCACCAACAAAGCTCACAGAATACCTTTCAATTGGGGGTGCTCAATGAAATAGCCCCACGTTCTACGGGTGGTTTTTTCAACATCGGTGAGAGTATTGGCACCTATCCGGTAGGAAGGTCCGTTTTTGGTTCAGAAAGTCTGTATGGCGGGAATACGGAATCGGATTTTATCCTCATTTTTAATTCCGATGTAAAACTGACCGAAAACCTACAAATGGATGTTTGGAATTACTATGTGGACAATGTATTCAATACGGTTTATGTAAAGCCCAGTCTCCGTTTGAATGAAAAATGGTTGTTGGAGGCGGAATGGTTGCACCAAAACAGGGTAGGGAACGGGGGAAATGCATTGCAGGAATTTAGGTATTTCGCCAAGTCCTCCTCTGATATTATCGGTCTGCAATGGCGCTTTACAGCCCAGAAAACCCACCTTTCCTTAGGGTATGATTACATATTGCCCCGCGGACAGTTCCTATTCCCACGGGAGTGGGGCAGGGAAGACCTTTTCAGTTTCCAAAAAAGGGAACGTAGCGAGGGTACCGCCAACAATCATGCGCTCGTATTTACCTATGATGATACCTTTGCGCTTTTAAGGGAAAAGATGGATGTCAGGACCATCTTCAGTTTGGGAAGGCACTGGAAGCCAACCGTCACAGATGCTGAAACCAACAAGTATGCGATGCCGGATTACACCCATGTGAACTTGGACCTTTTTTTTAATATAAAAGGGTTAAGGAATTTAAAACCAGAACTTTTGGTCACAAGTAAAATCGGCAATGGGGACATTCCTGACAATCCCAATTTTGTCTTTAACAAGGTGGATATGCTCCATGTGGATTTTATCCTCAACTACAATTTTTAATTACAGCGTTCATTGCTACTTTCTAAAATGTTGAGGTATTCTTCCATGGATAAATATTGAGGAGTATAGTTACCGCCCATTTGATTAATCGCACCTACAAAAGCTCTTAGATGATTTCTTGAACCACACTGTAAGCTTTCGAAAACATTTAAAATATCACCGTTCGAAATCGATTGCATTTGGTCTTCAAGATCGACAATATCCAAATCCTCAATGGTAGCACCAATGAGTAGTGCATTCAATTGTGATTTGCTTCCGTCTATAACGAATTGGTTGTATAGTCCTTGAAGCTCCTCATTCATAAATTCCCCTTCCGGTAAGCTGGAATATGTTAGGTTGTAACGTTCTATTAGAATGGATACCGCATTTACATGGGATTGTTCACTTTTTTGGATATTCAAAAATTGATTAATACCCCACAATTCACCTAAATAGGTGTAGGTATCCAAGGCCAATTTTTCTTCTTCTACCATAAAAATTAAAGCATTCTCTTCTGTTTTTGATAGGGAATCATTAATTACG
Above is a window of Maribacter algicola DNA encoding:
- a CDS encoding DUF2202 domain-containing protein: MKGFRKNCLSGLVSVVLLLLATSCDKEENNAVINDSLSKTEENALIFMVEEEKLALDTYTYLGELWGINQFLNIQKSEQSHVNAVSILIERYNLTYSSLPEGEFMNEELQGLYNQFVIDGSKSQLNALLIGATIEDLDIVDLEDQMQSISNGDILNVFESLQCGSRNHLRAFVGAINQMGGNYTPQYLSMEEYLNILESSNERCN
- a CDS encoding c-type cytochrome, producing the protein MEHFGYLVRRLFWLFATVLILVTLLFITLLTYRPGPSETTNSLLVEEKAEEWYPKDVVDALANGSMPPQVKKGFLFVSETPGQMGPQADAPNKRFTGNNLTCTNCHLQFGTQAGSGSWVGVANRFPQFGGRANALGDLKDRINGCMERSMDGKKLPKDSEEMLAIVAYMEWLGEDLPKEKENEYKGYPKIKIPEERVDLDRGKLVYDKECLVCHGADGQGIKKPDASKGYLYPPLWGADSFNNGAGMHRVITAAEFIKSNMPFGLATYKNPKLTDEEAYHVAGYINSFDRPIKANTEADYPDKKLKPVSTSYGPWVDDFPLEQHKFGPFQPIMEYYKRNYNIEKSK
- a CDS encoding class I SAM-dependent methyltransferase; translated protein: MKDFWNQRYAEESFAYGTEPNQFFKQELDILEPGSLLLPAEGEGRNALYALQKGWETSCFDYSESARKKALDLIAPFGFDVDYQISDVLDYTSAKQFDVLGFSYVHFPKEIRLKAHQHLITFLKPGGTVIFEAFAKSQLGKASGGPKNLEMLFTLAEIKEEFKGISFSYLEELTTYLKEGLYHVGEASVIRFTGTKGAN
- a CDS encoding DsrE family protein; the protein is MSLLTAILCMAISTAQEWETPIITGYGKIKNFKNVAVQPDASLEYKLVFDITSDSEMDGVNKGLWKIARVINMLGSADIPSNKVHIVAALHGAATFATLNDTKHQEMYSKANPNTELLKLLKEYGVELFVCAQATAARNIMAEDLNPNTELALSAMTVLANYQLQGYALMP
- a CDS encoding OprD family outer membrane porin, producing MRKFCLLLLVPILVCSQDRTKTKVYGSFSGQWRNYFMHTSNKGGLKDFSALSTGGHLKYTLNLGSRFTLGTAVYNSTNMGLQDLTVPDGVTGRLSRYEEGQFDRLDLENDAVFILGELYVDYRNEKNRFTLGRMKINTPLINPQDGRMIPTLVQGFWYRHQQSSQNTFQLGVLNEIAPRSTGGFFNIGESIGTYPVGRSVFGSESLYGGNTESDFILIFNSDVKLTENLQMDVWNYYVDNVFNTVYVKPSLRLNEKWLLEAEWLHQNRVGNGGNALQEFRYFAKSSSDIIGLQWRFTAQKTHLSLGYDYILPRGQFLFPREWGREDLFSFQKRERSEGTANNHALVFTYDDTFALLREKMDVRTIFSLGRHWKPTVTDAETNKYAMPDYTHVNLDLFFNIKGLRNLKPELLVTSKIGNGDIPDNPNFVFNKVDMLHVDFILNYNF